Proteins encoded within one genomic window of Mycobacteriales bacterium:
- a CDS encoding GNAT family N-acetyltransferase, giving the protein MTYLVRPGRADEVARYRAIEVAAGAAFRDAGMPEVAADEPPLEAALLGYVRAGRAWAVADDGGEPAGYLLLDVLDAADAHVEQVSVLPSCRGLGLGARLLDAAAAWARERGYRRLTLTTFADVPWNAPYYARLGFRTVPDEALTEPLRAVRRREAEHGLDRWPRVVMARDLDR; this is encoded by the coding sequence GTGACGTACCTGGTCCGGCCCGGGCGCGCGGACGAGGTCGCGCGGTACCGCGCGATCGAGGTCGCCGCCGGCGCGGCGTTCCGCGACGCCGGGATGCCGGAGGTCGCCGCCGACGAGCCGCCGCTGGAGGCCGCCCTGCTCGGCTACGTGCGCGCGGGCCGCGCCTGGGCCGTCGCCGACGACGGCGGCGAACCCGCTGGGTACCTGCTGCTCGACGTCCTCGACGCCGCCGACGCGCACGTCGAGCAGGTGTCCGTGCTGCCGTCCTGCCGCGGGCTGGGCCTCGGCGCGCGGCTGCTCGACGCCGCCGCCGCGTGGGCGCGCGAGCGCGGGTACCGCCGGCTCACGCTGACGACGTTCGCGGACGTCCCGTGGAACGCGCCGTACTACGCGCGGCTCGGCTTCCGCACCGTCCCGGACGAGGCGCTGACCGAGCCGCTGCGCGCGGTCCGGCGGCGCGAGGCAGAGCACGGCCTGGACCGCTGGCCGCGCGTCGTCATGGCGCGTGACCTGGACCGCTAA
- a CDS encoding NAD(P)-dependent oxidoreductase, translated as MDVGFVGLGVMGLPMARHLVTAGHRVTVASRSPGPVADAVAFGAVDGGSARGVAEASSVVVLCVPSSPDVAAVVDAMAPALRPGLTVVDCSTIDPDAERAQHERVAEAGAAYLDAPVSGGSVGAENGTLTLMVGGDAAVLDSVRPVLDAFSRLIVHVGGPGMGQVVKLCNNLLYAAQMQATAEAFTLAARSGADLGKTLEVLLHSTGDCTAVRTRVPFEGVQPDAPASNGWRPGFMTDLMLKDLDLALAYAARAGVRLDTTALVRETLREASDAGYGREDFSALGKVVCDR; from the coding sequence GTGGACGTCGGCTTCGTCGGGCTCGGCGTCATGGGGCTGCCCATGGCGCGCCACCTCGTCACCGCGGGGCACCGCGTGACCGTCGCGTCGCGGTCGCCGGGCCCGGTCGCCGACGCGGTGGCGTTCGGGGCTGTCGACGGCGGGTCGGCGCGCGGCGTCGCGGAGGCGTCGTCGGTCGTCGTTCTCTGCGTGCCGTCGTCGCCGGACGTCGCGGCGGTGGTCGACGCGATGGCGCCGGCGTTGCGGCCGGGCCTGACGGTCGTCGACTGCTCGACCATCGACCCCGACGCCGAACGCGCCCAGCACGAGCGGGTCGCCGAGGCGGGCGCGGCGTACCTGGACGCGCCGGTGTCCGGGGGCTCGGTCGGCGCGGAGAACGGCACGCTGACGCTGATGGTCGGCGGCGACGCGGCGGTGCTGGACTCGGTGCGGCCGGTGCTCGACGCGTTCTCCCGGCTGATCGTGCACGTCGGCGGCCCCGGCATGGGGCAGGTCGTGAAGCTCTGCAACAACCTGCTCTACGCGGCGCAGATGCAGGCGACGGCGGAGGCGTTCACGCTCGCCGCGCGCAGCGGCGCCGACCTCGGCAAGACGCTGGAGGTGCTGCTGCACTCGACCGGCGACTGCACCGCGGTGCGGACGCGGGTGCCGTTCGAGGGGGTGCAGCCGGACGCGCCCGCGTCGAACGGCTGGCGGCCAGGCTTCATGACCGACCTGATGCTCAAGGACCTCGACCTGGCGCTCGCCTACGCCGCACGTGCCGGGGTGCGGCTGGACACGACGGCGCTGGTGCGCGAGACGCTGCGCGAGGCGAGCGACGCGGGGTACGGGCGCGAGGACTTCTCCGCGCTCGGCAAGGTCGTGTGCGACCGGTGA